Genomic segment of Paenibacillus polymyxa:
CACTCTCTTTAGGATTACTTACAGCTGGAGTAGCAGGATGATCATGATTGGACTCGCTATTGCCGCTTGAAGTAGGAGGAGTCGTCAGGAACACGGTTTTAAGCTCGTTGTTCCAGGTCACATTCATTCCTGTCTGTTCCGATACAAAGCGAAGCGGAACATAAGTCGTCCCCTCTTTAAGCAAAGGAGCTACAGCCAATCCCATTTGATGATCATTGACAGAGGCTATGGGATTGTTGACCTGAAGACTGAGGTTAAGATTTTGCTTATGTATAGTTATGGTCCCTGTCTTGGACTCCCAATTCACGCTATAACCCAATTCCTCTACAATGAGACGGAGTGGAACCAGTACATTCCCCTTTACTTCTTGAATCTGAACACCTTTGCCAACACTTATATCTTTACCATCCAACTGAAGATGTGAACTCGAAGATGCAGCATGACTTTCTCTTGGAAATGCTAGTAGAAACAGAAACAAAAAAGCAAATAAACAATTTTTTTTCATTATGTACCCTACCAATCTCTATATTTTCGCTTATGAAATTCTTGCACTCTATGATTCTCAGGACCTCTATTTTGATAGACGCGAATCATATGGTAAAAGTTACGATTGATTCAGTACATATTTCAGTCTTATCATACAAAAGTACTAAAAAACTCTGCCAGCTATACAGCGAGCAGAGCTTTTTTCAGTTTTATTAACCTAGTTTACTAGCAATCTTATCACCAAACGAATACTTCATGTTCACACTGTTAAAAATGTTAACCCTATAAGAATGATCGAGGTAACAGATAGTACCAGTAAGGGAAGCATTGCTTTCTCCCGCAAAGCCTTAAAGCTCACATTCAGCCCCATGCCTACCATAGCCATTGTTAACATAAAGGTGGTAACTTGAGAAATTCCGTTCGTCAGACTAGATGGAACTACAATATATTTCCCAAAAACATAGCTGCCCACAATACTTGTAGCCATAAAGCCGATGAGGAACCAGGGAAACTCCACTTTAGCGTCTGTACGAATTTTTCCAGTTCGTTTCATCCAAACCATTAAAACAAAGCTGAGCGGTATGAGTAAGAAAACACGCCCCAGTTTAGCTAATAAGCCCATTGCAAGAGCATCCTGTCCGGCAGGCGCTGCAGCTAAGGCCACATGTGCAATTTCATGTAAACTGATGCCCGACCAGATTCCATATTGCATATCCGTCAAAGGAAGCCAGGGCCGAAGCACAGTAAACAAAATGGCAAATACCGTTCCAACCAAGGCAATGAGTCCTACTCCTATGGCTGTATCCTCATCTTTGGATTTTAACAAGGGAGAAACCGCTGCAATCGCTGCTGCACCGCAAACTCCTGTTCCAATACCAAGAAGAAGCGAAAGCGAAGCATCTGCCTTGAAACGTTTTGCCAGCCAAACCGTAAAAAAGATGGAAAATACAACGGTGCCCACATCACGCAAAAGTAAACCCAACCCATGATGAATGACAACATCCATGTTCAGCTTCAGCCCAAATAACACAATCGCTCCACGTAGTATTTTCTTTGCTGAAAACTCAACCCCCGAGCGCACAGCTTCAGGGTATCCCCACAACTGTCGGTACAGAATAGCGAGAAACATAGCACAGGCCAATGGACCTACATAATGAAAACCTGGCAATTCGTTCAGGCCGTAGCCTGTCAAAGCAAATAACATCGTGAGGATAATGCCAAATATACGCTGGAATAATCGCCCTCTGTTCGAAAATAATTTGGTGTATTGTGTATGACTGTTCATGGTGAACCCCTCCAATTCTACATGTATCCAGCTTAATA
This window contains:
- a CDS encoding YeiH family protein — protein: MNSHTQYTKLFSNRGRLFQRIFGIILTMLFALTGYGLNELPGFHYVGPLACAMFLAILYRQLWGYPEAVRSGVEFSAKKILRGAIVLFGLKLNMDVVIHHGLGLLLRDVGTVVFSIFFTVWLAKRFKADASLSLLLGIGTGVCGAAAIAAVSPLLKSKDEDTAIGVGLIALVGTVFAILFTVLRPWLPLTDMQYGIWSGISLHEIAHVALAAAPAGQDALAMGLLAKLGRVFLLIPLSFVLMVWMKRTGKIRTDAKVEFPWFLIGFMATSIVGSYVFGKYIVVPSSLTNGISQVTTFMLTMAMVGMGLNVSFKALREKAMLPLLVLSVTSIILIGLTFLTV